A single window of Anderseniella sp. Alg231-50 DNA harbors:
- a CDS encoding class-II fumarase/aspartase family protein, whose protein sequence is MTGFAHVQDSRLLGHLFSTVAMKEVFSDTATLRCWLEVEAALARVQSDLKLIPEAAADAICTACASDKYDLAQLGSRIAAASHPLTPVIAAIEANSGEYGQYVHFGATTQDIMDSGLVLQMRTGLNLLTASHEHLLAACVLQARTWRELPMAGRTHGQHAVPITLGLKFALLASEVKRHLERLCELAAMLPVQFAGAAGTLATLGLQGAGVREALAKMLGLVDSKESWHTGRDLIAHITSQVAISAATCGKIANEIVNLQRTEIGELAEGAAPGTGGSSTMPQKRNPMLAQNIVALARLMAVRPPLALDAMMHEHERDMAAWTMEWAVVPESFIYGHAAVEQCTTLVANLQVDEARIAQNLAHTGGLICAEAVMMDLAGDMGRTQAHHAVADLISQARQTGVSFAEVLNDDTRIGALRSPEQIATLLDPANYTGDAVQTVDRIVRELE, encoded by the coding sequence GTGACAGGATTTGCACACGTCCAGGATTCCAGACTGCTGGGACACTTGTTCTCGACAGTGGCCATGAAGGAGGTCTTTTCCGACACTGCCACCTTGCGATGCTGGCTCGAGGTTGAAGCCGCTCTGGCCAGGGTTCAGTCGGACTTGAAACTGATACCCGAGGCAGCAGCAGACGCAATCTGCACGGCCTGCGCATCTGACAAGTACGATCTTGCGCAGTTGGGTTCCCGGATAGCAGCTGCATCTCACCCGCTGACCCCGGTCATTGCCGCTATTGAAGCCAATTCAGGAGAATACGGCCAGTATGTCCACTTCGGCGCCACAACGCAGGACATTATGGACAGCGGGCTTGTCCTGCAGATGCGGACCGGACTGAACCTGTTGACTGCAAGCCACGAACACCTGCTCGCAGCGTGTGTACTGCAGGCAAGGACATGGCGTGAGCTTCCGATGGCCGGGCGCACGCACGGTCAGCACGCGGTGCCGATTACGCTTGGCTTGAAGTTTGCCCTGCTGGCAAGCGAGGTCAAACGCCATCTGGAGCGGTTGTGTGAATTGGCCGCCATGCTGCCTGTTCAGTTCGCCGGGGCAGCCGGAACACTGGCAACCCTCGGTTTGCAAGGTGCCGGGGTCCGCGAGGCATTGGCAAAGATGCTCGGCCTGGTTGATTCCAAAGAGAGTTGGCATACGGGAAGAGACCTGATTGCCCATATCACAAGCCAGGTGGCGATATCGGCTGCAACCTGCGGTAAAATCGCCAACGAAATCGTAAACCTGCAGCGCACCGAAATCGGTGAACTGGCGGAAGGCGCAGCCCCCGGCACCGGAGGTTCATCCACCATGCCGCAAAAGCGCAATCCCATGCTGGCGCAGAACATTGTGGCGCTGGCCCGGTTGATGGCAGTACGGCCGCCGCTTGCACTGGACGCGATGATGCATGAACACGAACGGGACATGGCGGCGTGGACGATGGAGTGGGCCGTGGTGCCTGAAAGTTTCATTTACGGCCATGCAGCTGTAGAGCAGTGCACGACGTTGGTGGCAAACCTGCAGGTTGACGAGGCCCGGATAGCGCAAAACCTTGCGCATACGGGTGGCCTGATTTGTGCCGAAGCGGTCATGATGGACCTGGCCGGTGACATGGGACGTACACAGGCGCACCACGCGGTCGCCGATCTGATTTCACAAGCCCGCCAGACAGGTGTAAGTTTTGCTGAAGTCCTGAATGACGATACCAGGATAGGTGCGCTGCGATCACCGGAACAGATTGCAACGCTTCTTGATCCGGCCAACTACACAGGTGATGCCGTTCAGACCGTGGACCGGATCGTACGCGAACTGGAATGA
- the rnr gene encoding ribonuclease R produces MARSRGLPSPDQIAEFLKTADSKVGKREIARAFGIKGADRVELKKILRKMADDGLIATRRKRMSDAAGLPPVTVLRVTGIDSDGEIFGEPAEWAREGEALPKVIILASSGRNRSSSMKPPGIGDQLLCRISRTNDATYPYEARIIRKLQGAKGHIVGVYQSSSRGSGRVISANRKDKLEFEVARGDDGGAQKGELVRAEITRERGRGFAQVRIVERLGDAADQRNISLVAIHQHGIPDQFPQDVTVAADALKELKPPKGRRDLRDVALITIDPPDARDHDDAVWAAPDDDAANKGGFKVIVAIADVAAYVRAGSVIDKEARVRGNSVYFPDRVVPMLPERLSTDLCSLRGLENRPAFACFMTFDKTGRKLKHSFDRIWMKSAAKLSYAQAQAAIDGRSDDVTGPLLEPVLKPLWKAYKALKKARDKRQPLELDLPERKLVLDADGRIERVTTPERLDAHKLIEEFMIQANVAAAEVLEKSSTPLVFRVHEAPAPEKIDALAKFLATLGQSAPKGVVMQPQHFNRILETARGGPNEHLVSQTVLRSQAQAVYTPDNQGHFGLNLRRYAHFTSPIRRYADLIVHRALITALKLGDDGLSHEDLTSLEELAGILCMTERRAMLAERETTDRLIAHYLSGNIGADFKARIGGMVKAGLFVTLADSGADGFIPASTLGQDYFVHDETAMAMVGERTGETFRMGDLVDVRLLEVTPLAGGLRFEMLSKGSSGKPAGRRPASHKRGRSGSKPNKPGARRRKPVGRR; encoded by the coding sequence GCTGCGCGTCACGGGCATTGATTCCGATGGCGAGATTTTCGGCGAACCGGCGGAGTGGGCACGCGAGGGTGAAGCTCTTCCAAAGGTGATCATTCTGGCGTCCAGCGGACGCAACCGGTCGTCATCGATGAAACCTCCGGGTATCGGTGACCAACTGCTGTGCCGCATTTCGCGCACCAATGACGCCACATACCCCTATGAAGCGCGCATCATACGCAAGTTGCAGGGTGCGAAAGGCCACATAGTCGGGGTCTACCAGTCCTCTTCGCGCGGCAGTGGCCGGGTGATATCAGCCAACCGCAAGGACAAGCTGGAATTCGAAGTGGCACGCGGCGATGACGGCGGCGCACAAAAGGGTGAGCTGGTCCGCGCGGAAATTACCCGTGAGCGTGGACGCGGGTTTGCACAGGTGCGCATAGTAGAACGTCTGGGTGACGCTGCCGATCAGCGCAATATTTCACTGGTGGCCATTCATCAGCACGGTATTCCAGATCAGTTTCCGCAAGACGTGACAGTGGCTGCCGATGCGTTGAAGGAACTCAAGCCGCCGAAAGGCCGCAGGGACCTGAGGGACGTTGCGCTGATTACGATCGATCCACCCGATGCACGCGATCATGATGATGCGGTATGGGCCGCCCCTGACGATGATGCCGCCAACAAGGGCGGCTTCAAGGTGATTGTCGCCATTGCCGATGTCGCCGCCTATGTACGTGCCGGCAGTGTCATCGACAAGGAGGCCAGGGTCCGGGGGAACTCGGTCTACTTCCCCGATCGTGTCGTTCCGATGTTGCCCGAGCGGCTGTCCACGGACCTGTGTTCGTTGCGGGGGTTGGAGAACCGCCCTGCTTTCGCCTGCTTCATGACCTTCGACAAGACTGGCCGGAAGCTGAAACACAGCTTTGACCGTATCTGGATGAAGTCTGCCGCAAAACTTTCCTATGCGCAGGCTCAGGCAGCCATAGACGGCCGCAGTGATGACGTGACGGGTCCATTGCTCGAACCCGTGCTGAAGCCGTTATGGAAGGCTTACAAGGCGTTGAAGAAGGCCCGTGACAAGCGGCAGCCGCTTGAACTGGACCTGCCGGAACGCAAGCTGGTGCTGGATGCGGACGGGCGCATAGAACGGGTCACCACACCGGAGCGGCTTGATGCGCACAAGCTGATCGAAGAATTCATGATCCAGGCCAATGTAGCCGCCGCGGAAGTGCTGGAAAAGAGCAGTACACCTCTGGTATTCAGGGTGCATGAGGCACCGGCTCCGGAAAAGATCGACGCGCTGGCAAAATTCCTGGCGACGCTGGGCCAGTCCGCGCCGAAAGGTGTTGTCATGCAGCCGCAGCACTTCAACCGGATTCTCGAAACAGCCCGGGGTGGGCCAAACGAGCACCTGGTGTCCCAGACCGTACTGAGGTCGCAGGCCCAGGCCGTATACACTCCGGACAATCAGGGGCATTTCGGCCTGAACCTGCGCCGCTATGCCCATTTCACATCGCCGATCCGCCGGTATGCCGATCTGATCGTTCACCGAGCCCTGATCACTGCCCTGAAACTCGGTGATGACGGATTGAGCCATGAAGACCTCACATCCCTTGAAGAACTGGCAGGCATTCTTTGCATGACCGAACGCCGCGCCATGCTGGCTGAACGTGAAACGACCGATCGGCTGATCGCCCACTACCTGTCGGGAAATATTGGCGCGGATTTCAAGGCTCGCATCGGCGGCATGGTCAAGGCCGGGTTGTTCGTGACCCTGGCGGACAGCGGCGCGGACGGTTTCATTCCGGCATCTACGCTGGGGCAGGATTATTTTGTTCATGATGAGACGGCCATGGCCATGGTGGGCGAACGCACCGGTGAAACCTTTCGCATGGGCGACCTCGTGGATGTTCGTCTGCTGGAGGTCACCCCGCTGGCGGGAGGACTTCGGTTCGAGATGCTGTCGAAGGGATCCTCAGGCAAGCCTGCCGGTCGGAGGCCAGCATCCCACAAGCGTGGAAGATCAGGCTCAAAACCGAACAAACCGGGGGCAAGGCGCCGCAAACCGGTCGGCCGGCGGTAG
- a CDS encoding DUF983 domain-containing protein encodes MAYELDQKTLTTPIDPPSAGTGRSVWQAMWKGFRCRCPRCDTGKLFSSYLKVSQECSSCGQALHHHRADDAPPYFTMFIVGHLLVPLVFWVERVWKPDLSVHAALWLPSSILLTLWLLPMVKGAIIGLQWAIGMHGFGLSDEESSLVDPKDLEQDAAKLDG; translated from the coding sequence ATGGCTTACGAACTCGACCAGAAAACCCTGACGACGCCAATCGATCCCCCATCCGCAGGAACGGGCAGATCGGTCTGGCAGGCAATGTGGAAGGGGTTCAGATGCCGGTGTCCGAGGTGTGATACCGGCAAGCTGTTCTCAAGTTATCTGAAAGTGTCGCAGGAATGTTCTTCGTGCGGCCAGGCGCTGCACCATCATCGCGCCGATGATGCACCGCCCTACTTCACGATGTTTATTGTGGGTCACCTGCTGGTGCCGCTTGTGTTCTGGGTCGAGCGTGTCTGGAAACCCGACTTGAGCGTGCACGCTGCACTGTGGCTGCCTTCGTCGATCCTGCTGACGCTTTGGCTCTTGCCGATGGTCAAGGGCGCCATTATCGGGTTGCAATGGGCGATCGGCATGCATGGTTTTGGTCTGTCGGATGAAGAATCGTCACTGGTTGATCCCAAGGACCTCGAACAGGATGCCGCCAAGCTTGATGGCTGA
- a CDS encoding NUDIX hydrolase translates to MQDITDRPHPSTIRPRDAATLILVRRDSAAPRVLMGKRHEAHKFMPGKFVFPGGRVDAGDCRITAEHALPADVSAKLVSAMKGKPSSARATGIALAAVRETFEEVGLIIGQPGPVPKTRNSAWQHFYATGHVPDLRGLRMLARAITPPGRPRRFDTRFFMADAASLANMDAPVVPETDELLTPHWVSIEDALQLDLPWITGQILGRLRDALENPDPFGTQRPVSYQYKRGKNWKYETL, encoded by the coding sequence ATGCAAGATATAACCGACAGGCCTCATCCCAGTACCATTCGACCACGTGATGCAGCGACGCTGATTCTGGTCCGGCGCGATTCTGCCGCGCCACGGGTGTTGATGGGAAAGCGTCACGAAGCGCACAAGTTCATGCCGGGGAAGTTTGTTTTTCCCGGAGGACGGGTTGATGCGGGAGACTGCCGTATTACTGCGGAGCATGCGCTTCCCGCCGACGTATCTGCAAAACTTGTAAGTGCCATGAAAGGAAAGCCGTCAAGCGCCCGGGCAACGGGTATAGCGCTGGCCGCGGTGCGCGAAACCTTCGAAGAGGTTGGTCTGATCATCGGGCAGCCCGGTCCGGTTCCGAAAACCCGCAACTCAGCCTGGCAACATTTCTATGCCACCGGGCATGTTCCCGATCTTCGCGGGTTACGAATGCTTGCCAGGGCAATAACCCCTCCCGGCCGCCCACGGCGCTTTGACACCCGGTTTTTCATGGCGGATGCAGCCAGCCTGGCCAATATGGATGCACCTGTAGTGCCGGAAACGGACGAACTTCTGACGCCCCACTGGGTCAGTATTGAAGACGCGTTGCAGCTCGACCTTCCCTGGATCACCGGCCAGATTCTCGGCCGTCTCAGGGACGCTCTGGAAAATCCGGATCCGTTTGGAACACAGCGACCGGTAAGTTATCAGTACAAGCGGGGCAAGAACTGGAAATACGAGACTTTGTGA
- a CDS encoding ROK family protein, giving the protein MRIGIDLGGTKIAGIAIGDNDKVLAVARVPTPRGDYSGSITAISAMVSELADTAKSDHYSVGIGMPGSVSPITGKVQNANSTWINDRHFQTDLETALNCNVRMANDANCLAVSEAYDGAGQAAASVFGVILGTGCGGGLVIDGTAVSGRHCIGGEWGHNPLPWAEGSELPGPACWCGRKGCLETWLSGPGLANDHYARTGIQLPAEEIDFNAAAGDKDAIATLSRHLDRCGRGLAHVINIFDPEVIVLGGGLSGLNGLVDRLPAAIAPYVFADAVSIRVEAAMHGPESGVRGAARLWPQ; this is encoded by the coding sequence ATGCGTATCGGCATTGATCTTGGCGGCACAAAAATCGCCGGCATTGCCATCGGTGACAATGACAAGGTGCTCGCCGTGGCCCGGGTGCCCACTCCACGCGGCGACTATTCCGGGTCGATCACGGCCATATCCGCAATGGTCAGCGAACTGGCCGACACAGCCAAATCCGACCATTACAGTGTTGGAATTGGAATGCCCGGTTCCGTTTCGCCGATAACCGGCAAGGTTCAGAACGCCAATTCCACCTGGATCAACGACCGACACTTTCAAACCGACCTGGAAACCGCATTAAATTGCAATGTGCGCATGGCCAACGACGCCAATTGCCTGGCTGTTTCGGAAGCCTATGACGGAGCCGGGCAAGCTGCTGCATCGGTATTTGGCGTCATCCTTGGAACCGGCTGCGGCGGTGGTCTGGTCATCGACGGAACCGCTGTGTCCGGGCGCCACTGTATTGGCGGTGAATGGGGCCACAATCCGCTGCCGTGGGCTGAAGGTTCTGAACTGCCCGGTCCTGCATGCTGGTGCGGGCGCAAAGGCTGTCTGGAAACATGGCTGTCGGGCCCGGGCCTCGCCAATGACCATTATGCCCGGACAGGCATTCAGTTACCTGCGGAGGAAATAGACTTCAATGCAGCAGCGGGAGATAAAGATGCCATCGCAACGCTCAGCCGGCATCTTGACAGATGCGGGCGCGGACTGGCCCATGTCATCAACATTTTTGATCCGGAAGTCATCGTGCTGGGCGGAGGTCTGTCCGGCCTGAACGGACTGGTCGACCGTTTGCCGGCCGCCATAGCGCCGTACGTTTTTGCAGATGCGGTCAGTATTCGTGTAGAAGCCGCTATGCATGGTCCGGAGTCCGGCGTTCGCGGTGCGGCGCGGCTCTGGCCTCAGTGA
- a CDS encoding PleD family two-component system response regulator, with amino-acid sequence MTARVLVVDDILANVRLLEAKLTSEYFEVHTASNGLDAIEAIGSFNPDIILLDVMMPGIDGIEVCKRIKSNPETQHIPVIMVTALDQPEDRVQGLEAGADDFITKPVNDAALFCRLKSLVRLKMLIDELRGRDTSALLEGQDNPVNLAEVEKNANILIVDNRGIVAERIEESLSKLHNLVTLREPSEAVNLNLETEFDLVIVSLDLLDHDGLRLCSQLRSFEKTRQLPLLIVVDPEDGARLMRALDMGVNDYLHRPVDRMELRARVNTQIKRKRYTDRLRTNVARSMEMAVTDPLTGLYNRRHMDNQLEIQLANASVRGSPLSILTLDVDFFKPINDTHGHDVGDRVLKELARRLKEQIRTIDLCFRIGGEEFLILLPGTELQVGFTVAERLRRIIAATPFDVQASSGPLAITVSIGVAGYESAADTPEIFLKRADDALYKAKRSGRNRVVSEAA; translated from the coding sequence ATGACAGCCCGTGTGCTTGTCGTGGATGATATCCTCGCCAACGTCCGCTTGCTGGAAGCCAAGCTGACGAGCGAGTATTTTGAAGTTCATACCGCTTCGAACGGGCTGGATGCGATTGAAGCGATCGGGAGCTTCAACCCGGACATTATTTTGCTGGATGTGATGATGCCGGGTATCGATGGCATCGAGGTTTGCAAACGCATAAAATCCAACCCGGAGACCCAGCACATCCCGGTCATCATGGTAACCGCGCTGGACCAGCCCGAAGACCGCGTACAGGGTCTGGAGGCCGGCGCAGACGATTTCATCACCAAGCCTGTCAATGATGCAGCCCTGTTTTGCAGATTGAAGAGTCTTGTCCGTCTCAAGATGCTGATCGACGAATTGCGCGGGCGGGACACCTCAGCCTTGCTGGAAGGGCAGGACAATCCGGTTAACTTGGCTGAAGTTGAAAAGAATGCCAATATTCTGATTGTCGACAACCGCGGCATCGTCGCCGAGAGAATCGAAGAGTCACTTTCGAAATTGCACAATCTGGTGACCCTCAGGGAACCGTCAGAAGCCGTAAACTTGAATCTCGAAACTGAATTTGACCTGGTTATTGTCAGCCTTGACCTGCTGGATCACGATGGCCTCCGGTTATGTTCACAGCTTCGGTCTTTTGAAAAAACCCGTCAGCTGCCGCTGCTGATCGTAGTTGACCCGGAAGACGGGGCGCGTCTGATGCGCGCGCTCGACATGGGTGTGAACGATTACCTGCATCGCCCGGTTGACCGGATGGAGCTGCGAGCTCGCGTAAACACCCAGATCAAGCGCAAACGGTATACGGACCGGCTGCGCACCAATGTGGCAAGGTCAATGGAAATGGCCGTCACAGATCCGCTTACCGGCTTGTACAATCGACGTCACATGGACAACCAGCTGGAGATACAACTGGCCAATGCCAGCGTGCGGGGAAGCCCGCTGAGCATTCTGACCCTGGATGTCGATTTCTTCAAACCGATAAACGACACTCACGGTCACGATGTCGGTGACAGGGTTCTCAAGGAACTGGCCAGACGTCTCAAGGAACAGATACGCACGATCGATCTGTGTTTTCGCATTGGCGGGGAGGAATTCCTCATTCTGCTGCCGGGAACGGAATTGCAGGTCGGGTTCACGGTCGCAGAACGCCTGCGCCGGATAATTGCTGCCACGCCATTCGATGTCCAGGCCAGTTCGGGACCATTGGCAATCACCGTATCGATCGGTGTGGCCGGTTATGAGTCTGCCGCCGATACGCCGGAAATATTCCTGAAACGCGCTGATGATGCCTTGTACAAGGCAAAAAGGTCTGGGCGAAATCGTGTGGTTTCGGAAGCAGCCTGA
- a CDS encoding DUF3572 family protein: MYTPEQAEILAIQVLGYLAGTEEELQRLMMTTGMDTEALKLSTQSRAGLAGVLDYICQDESILLGFCEAAKIRPEEPMQALYALQKFPDTGAA, translated from the coding sequence ATGTACACGCCTGAACAAGCAGAAATACTGGCAATTCAAGTGCTTGGGTACCTTGCCGGTACCGAGGAAGAGTTGCAGCGCCTGATGATGACAACTGGTATGGATACCGAGGCCTTAAAACTAAGTACACAATCTCGTGCAGGTCTGGCCGGAGTGCTTGATTACATCTGCCAGGACGAATCGATTCTGCTTGGATTCTGCGAAGCGGCGAAAATCCGGCCCGAAGAGCCGATGCAGGCACTGTACGCATTGCAGAAATTCCCTGATACAGGAGCCGCCTGA
- the rpmG gene encoding 50S ribosomal protein L33, which translates to MAKATTIKIKLLSTADTGFFYTAKKNSRTQTEKLSFRKYDPVAKKHVEFKEAKIK; encoded by the coding sequence ATGGCCAAGGCTACCACCATCAAGATCAAACTGCTTTCAACAGCAGACACTGGCTTTTTCTACACAGCCAAGAAGAATTCACGTACCCAGACAGAGAAACTGTCCTTCCGCAAATATGACCCCGTAGCCAAGAAGCACGTGGAATTCAAGGAAGCCAAGATCAAGTAA
- a CDS encoding response regulator, which yields MAQISEQSDASAVKTVLIVEDNELNMKLFNDLLEAHGYRVLQTREGLSALDIAREHKPDLILMDIQLPEVSGIEVTKWLKEDDDLRSIPVVAVTAFAMKGDEQKIREGGCEAYISKPISVASFLSTINGFFEVPS from the coding sequence ATGGCTCAAATTTCTGAACAATCAGACGCCTCCGCGGTGAAAACGGTTCTTATTGTCGAAGACAATGAATTGAACATGAAACTGTTCAATGACCTGCTTGAAGCGCACGGATACCGTGTCCTGCAAACCCGTGAAGGTTTGTCGGCGCTCGATATTGCGCGCGAGCACAAGCCAGATCTCATCCTGATGGATATCCAGTTGCCAGAAGTATCGGGAATTGAAGTCACCAAATGGCTCAAGGAAGATGACGACCTGCGCTCAATCCCGGTCGTGGCGGTTACCGCATTCGCCATGAAGGGCGACGAGCAGAAAATTCGCGAAGGCGGTTGTGAGGCCTATATCTCAAAACCAATTTCGGTCGCATCGTTCCTGTCCACCATCAACGGGTTCTTCGAGGTGCCGTCATGA